From a region of the Bacteroidales bacterium genome:
- the tsaB gene encoding tRNA (adenosine(37)-N6)-threonylcarbamoyltransferase complex dimerization subunit type 1 TsaB translates to MAFILNIETATQVCSVALSANGSILQIRETREKNSHSSTITVFIEEIMKIAGMPFSALDAVAVSMGPGSYTGLRIGVSTAKGICYAIDKPLIAVGTLQSMATGILKQLKEYDEFLPSGALLCPMIDARRMEVYNGLYDMDLKLVRDIRAEIIIESSFTAELDQHQVWFFGDGAEKCNPMLGNHPHARFINDFQLSASYMVSLAEEKFSRSEFEDVVYFEPYYLKDFIPGITRVKGLNK, encoded by the coding sequence ATGGCCTTCATTCTTAATATTGAAACCGCTACACAGGTTTGTTCAGTGGCTTTGTCGGCCAATGGCAGCATTCTGCAAATCCGTGAAACCCGCGAGAAAAACAGCCATTCATCAACCATAACTGTTTTTATTGAGGAGATCATGAAAATCGCCGGCATGCCTTTTTCCGCACTGGACGCCGTTGCCGTGAGCATGGGCCCCGGTTCCTACACCGGCCTGCGGATCGGGGTATCCACCGCCAAAGGAATTTGCTATGCCATCGACAAACCGCTTATCGCTGTGGGAACGCTGCAATCGATGGCGACCGGAATTCTTAAGCAACTGAAAGAATATGATGAGTTTTTGCCTTCAGGGGCCTTGCTTTGCCCGATGATTGATGCCCGCAGGATGGAAGTCTACAACGGATTATATGACATGGACCTGAAACTTGTCAGGGATATCCGGGCCGAAATAATCATTGAATCCTCTTTCACCGCTGAGTTGGATCAACACCAGGTATGGTTTTTCGGAGATGGTGCGGAAAAATGCAATCCCATGCTTGGTAATCATCCCCATGCTCGTTTTATAAATGATTTCCAGCTATCCGCTTCATATATGGTCAGCCTCGCGGAAGAAAAATTCAGCCGGTCGGAATTCGAAGATGTCGTGTACTTTGAACCCTACTATCTAAAGGATTTTATACCTGGAATAACAAGAGTAAAAGGCTTGAATAAATAA
- a CDS encoding efflux RND transporter periplasmic adaptor subunit, which yields MNLQDQIEKYIIMKFFKKRRNIILVALGAVVVIVLIILAMNKGTERSGIKVTAEKVEKRTIIEVVSANGKIQPEKDIKISPYISGEVIELYVKEGDQVKKGDLLAKIDPEIYRANFDRMQAMLNSQKAAEANARAQVAQVEAQFRNAELSFNRSKTLWDQKVISDADYDAAKSAYEVAKAGKDAAKESLKSAEFGVESSKASLKEAQENLFKTTITAPNDGTVSKLSVEKNERVTGASQFSAGTEIMRIANLESMEVNVEVNENDIVRVTLNDTCLIEVDAYLDKKFKGIVTEISTSANTVGVSADQITNFNVKIRILPESYREIVDTASVIRSPFRPGMSATVDIQTETVYNALSVPIQSVTTRADTSGVVKEEDANIDVAASKDEVKEYVFLIKDGKALMQEVKTGVQDNTYIEITKGIDEGQEVITGPYRAISKKLKNDDAVKVVDKKDIYAEEEK from the coding sequence TTGAACCTTCAAGATCAGATCGAAAAATACATCATTATGAAGTTTTTTAAAAAAAGAAGGAACATCATCCTGGTTGCACTCGGGGCAGTGGTCGTCATCGTCCTGATTATTCTTGCCATGAATAAGGGCACTGAACGAAGCGGAATCAAGGTAACTGCCGAGAAAGTCGAAAAAAGGACCATCATCGAAGTGGTTTCCGCCAACGGCAAGATCCAGCCGGAGAAGGACATCAAGATCAGTCCGTATATTTCCGGAGAAGTGATCGAGCTGTATGTAAAGGAAGGCGACCAGGTAAAGAAAGGCGACCTGCTGGCCAAGATTGACCCGGAGATTTACAGGGCTAATTTCGACAGGATGCAAGCCATGCTGAATTCCCAGAAAGCCGCCGAAGCAAATGCACGGGCACAGGTTGCCCAGGTGGAAGCGCAGTTCCGGAACGCGGAGCTAAGCTTTAACCGGAGTAAAACACTTTGGGATCAGAAAGTGATCTCCGATGCGGATTATGATGCAGCCAAATCTGCATATGAAGTGGCCAAAGCCGGGAAAGATGCGGCTAAGGAAAGCCTCAAAAGCGCCGAGTTCGGGGTGGAAAGCTCCAAAGCCTCATTGAAAGAGGCACAGGAAAACCTGTTCAAGACTACCATAACAGCCCCCAATGATGGAACAGTGTCCAAGCTAAGCGTAGAGAAAAACGAGCGAGTGACCGGCGCATCGCAATTTTCCGCAGGTACAGAAATCATGCGTATAGCAAACCTGGAAAGTATGGAAGTGAATGTGGAAGTGAATGAAAATGATATCGTCAGGGTCACGTTGAATGATACCTGCCTGATCGAAGTGGACGCTTACCTTGATAAGAAATTCAAAGGAATAGTAACCGAAATTTCTACTTCGGCCAATACTGTTGGAGTCAGCGCCGACCAGATCACTAACTTCAACGTGAAGATCCGCATCCTTCCTGAATCCTACCGTGAAATAGTCGACACCGCCAGTGTTATCCGTTCGCCTTTCCGGCCGGGTATGTCTGCCACGGTTGATATCCAGACGGAAACGGTTTATAATGCGCTTTCCGTCCCTATCCAGTCTGTGACAACCCGTGCAGATACTTCTGGTGTGGTAAAGGAAGAAGATGCCAATATAGATGTGGCAGCTTCGAAAGACGAAGTAAAAGAGTATGTTTTCCTGATTAAAGATGGCAAAGCTTTGATGCAGGAGGTTAAGACCGGCGTGCAGGATAATACTTATATTGAGATCACTAAAGGAATTGACGAAGGCCAGGAAGTGATCACCGGTCCATATCGCGCCATCTCCAAAAAGCTGAAAAACGATGACGCTGTAAAAGTCGTTGATAAGAAAGATATTTACGCTGAAGAGGAAAAATAG
- a CDS encoding GxxExxY protein has protein sequence MEEEKPLPIIYKEVKLDHGYRIDLLVENKVVVEIKTVEILTEVHTAQVLTYMKLGNYKLGLLINFDVLLLKTGVKRFINSL, from the coding sequence ATGGAAGAAGAAAAACCATTGCCTATTATTTATAAAGAAGTGAAATTAGATCATGGGTACCGGATTGATTTATTGGTTGAGAACAAAGTAGTTGTTGAAATCAAAACAGTTGAAATTCTAACAGAAGTGCATACAGCTCAGGTATTAACGTACATGAAACTTGGGAATTATAAATTAGGCCTTTTGATTAATTTCGATGTATTATTGCTGAAAACCGGGGTTAAAAGATTTATCAATTCTCTATAA
- a CDS encoding T9SS type A sorting domain-containing protein, whose protein sequence is MKPVFTHTVIRILQITFVIQFLFLISISSPAISQKQPISSSDSLHATHYEIHISNIDFQAKSIAASTTVWLTPLENPVTPINLELIQLAVTNVWVDNIPVTNFEQTDSLLIIPISDPLQPGDTAMIKVDYHGVPFHESWGGFHFSGEYAFNLGVGISTIPHNLGKSWYPCVDNFTDRATYDVFCTLPAGKIAVGGGLLVEEIDNGNGTITYHWNLGQTVPTYLSSLAVGNYVAVNDTFNGINGQVPINIYVRPQDTNKVAGTFVNLKEILAIYEDCMGPYSWDRVGYTGTTIGAMEHATNIFIPHSTITGSTSYESLMAHELTHMWMGDKVTCSSAQEMWINEGWATFFGMYYALALYGDESAFKQELRVKNGSILQYCHTSSGDGSYFPLNQIPQEYTYGTSAYDRGATVCQALRFYLGDSLFFGTLTAFIDEFAFQSVSSYDMRDFMTNYTGTDMGGFFNNFVLNSGTPHYSVDSFNVVIRNKSFCDATVYVKQKRHGPAFTGDGNIMEVMFMDNDWHSYTDTIHFDGKTGFSVTTLPFWPTVVLVDPEEKMCDATTDNYKTIKTTGSYTFEKTLFSMVVENISDSAFIQVTHNWAPPDSLEEPVTGLRLSDYRYWRIDGIFPEDFQATGKFFYSANNYLDNTLITSSSDTVIILYRRGAMEDWQEVEFEKIGPWNIGNIIVDNLKTGEYTLAVKDSGVGFAEPNLPEKIILDIYPNPSSGSFTIISGSKADGEIRIYTNTGTLVKAFPVQAGQDLVNWSPEGLASGNYLVALYRENSPGPEIRKVFYLP, encoded by the coding sequence ATGAAACCTGTCTTTACTCATACCGTAATCAGAATCCTTCAGATTACTTTTGTCATTCAGTTTCTATTTCTTATTTCAATCTCCAGCCCTGCAATATCGCAGAAGCAGCCCATCAGCTCTTCCGACAGCCTCCACGCCACTCACTACGAGATCCATATCAGCAACATTGATTTCCAGGCGAAGTCGATCGCCGCTTCTACGACTGTCTGGCTGACACCCCTTGAAAACCCGGTCACTCCAATAAACCTGGAATTAATTCAACTGGCTGTCACAAATGTCTGGGTGGATAATATTCCGGTAACGAATTTCGAACAGACTGACAGCTTATTGATTATTCCGATCAGCGACCCTTTACAGCCGGGAGATACGGCGATGATAAAAGTGGATTATCATGGCGTTCCCTTCCACGAAAGCTGGGGTGGTTTTCATTTTTCCGGTGAATATGCTTTCAACCTTGGTGTGGGTATTAGCACCATCCCCCATAACCTCGGAAAGAGCTGGTACCCCTGCGTGGATAATTTCACCGACCGGGCGACATATGATGTTTTCTGCACCCTGCCGGCCGGTAAGATAGCCGTCGGCGGTGGTTTGCTGGTCGAAGAGATCGATAATGGCAACGGAACCATCACCTATCACTGGAACCTTGGACAAACCGTTCCCACCTACCTCTCGTCGCTGGCTGTAGGAAATTATGTAGCTGTCAATGATACCTTTAACGGCATTAACGGCCAGGTGCCAATTAACATCTATGTCAGACCGCAAGACACCAACAAAGTGGCCGGCACCTTCGTTAACCTGAAAGAGATCCTTGCCATTTATGAAGACTGCATGGGCCCTTATTCCTGGGACCGTGTCGGTTATACCGGCACTACCATCGGCGCAATGGAGCATGCCACCAATATTTTCATCCCCCACAGCACCATCACGGGCAGCACCAGCTACGAATCGCTCATGGCGCATGAACTTACCCACATGTGGATGGGCGACAAAGTAACCTGCTCATCGGCGCAGGAGATGTGGATCAACGAAGGCTGGGCGACTTTCTTCGGAATGTATTATGCCCTTGCACTTTACGGCGACGAATCAGCCTTTAAGCAGGAGTTGCGCGTCAAAAATGGCAGTATATTGCAATATTGCCATACTTCTTCTGGCGATGGTTCCTATTTCCCGCTGAACCAGATACCACAGGAATATACCTACGGCACGTCGGCATATGACCGCGGCGCCACCGTATGCCAGGCACTTCGCTTTTACCTTGGCGACAGCCTCTTCTTCGGAACCCTCACAGCTTTTATTGATGAATTTGCTTTTCAGTCAGTTTCTTCTTACGACATGCGGGATTTCATGACAAATTACACCGGCACTGATATGGGCGGTTTCTTCAATAATTTTGTCCTGAATTCAGGAACACCGCATTATTCAGTAGACTCATTCAATGTGGTGATCAGAAATAAAAGTTTCTGCGATGCCACTGTTTATGTGAAACAAAAGCGGCATGGGCCGGCGTTTACCGGCGATGGTAACATCATGGAGGTGATGTTCATGGATAATGACTGGCACTCTTATACCGATACGATCCATTTCGACGGGAAGACAGGGTTTTCCGTAACAACCCTACCCTTCTGGCCCACCGTCGTGCTGGTGGATCCGGAGGAAAAAATGTGCGATGCCACGACCGACAATTACAAGACTATTAAAACAACCGGAAGTTACACTTTTGAAAAGACTCTCTTCAGTATGGTTGTCGAAAATATCAGTGATTCGGCTTTCATCCAGGTCACACATAACTGGGCCCCGCCCGACAGCCTGGAAGAACCTGTCACAGGTCTGCGCCTGTCGGATTACCGCTACTGGCGGATCGACGGCATTTTTCCAGAAGATTTCCAGGCCACAGGCAAGTTCTTCTATTCCGCTAATAATTATCTTGATAATACACTGATCACTTCTTCATCCGATACCGTTATCATACTTTACCGGAGAGGGGCAATGGAAGACTGGCAGGAGGTGGAATTCGAGAAAATCGGGCCATGGAACATCGGGAACATCATTGTCGACAACCTGAAGACCGGCGAGTACACACTTGCTGTAAAAGATTCAGGTGTCGGCTTTGCGGAGCCAAATCTTCCGGAAAAAATAATTCTGGACATTTATCCGAATCCCTCATCCGGAAGTTTTACCATCATTTCCGGCAGT